One window of Vespula pensylvanica isolate Volc-1 chromosome 15, ASM1446617v1, whole genome shotgun sequence genomic DNA carries:
- the LOC122634536 gene encoding myosin-10-like isoform X1, with the protein MSDSDDTDVLLLIPPDLFLVPSSSDSDVSARGYEKVDHSNGRRGVISELVSHMQSLESRISAIESKDNSLDISILNNSLDSQIQDNGCFYHKQSGRSNFSVSQPSSLQTSPVKPHKSSSVPSTPTRYVSSNRINSKQNDMRSNHYILETNNTNPVNTNACNHEKHEVLKSHSDSLEVPSVFYHPGIPHVAGNSTIRESCSVSNDNNSANNMYNKASDKSYLVPSTSNLLSTLGQRVVDSKNIVNMEISEVDELIQEMEATDLELSKRINGATSYQCNQKKVDSFLQKQTSQGPNETDPTPMVSKNRGIHAYTDISLTTCPSGLFQLDETDKLISDFKQWEERVRQTVADKSHNIQNTNDKATNNIEQIHNKKTSDFVASMPESNQIRFKRSEIGGTNAKEIQENVTSVLENSEGIHSSNGQNKYTVAPEITETRSELLTNICTKSLYTSSLQDIVKDTESSLRPQKLLSLSDFWDTNTNKSQGEMIRIKLEEEKFRREHCEILIQELQKRLLEHQEKLAVAVRVDYEKDVLISQFNNAWSKIKQRVQILEKEREDLEKNLKNINDKHQAEINEFQSQIKRCEGELSKALDLAAGYKEKSDSLMKEKIDLLKVHADELENSKLLIQEAENRYQQIKGEYNKLIETNHQTEESLKNIQQELNRERLRGTEVKNEMSVIHKALDTCEAELTVLKQEKENLQLKIKEEINRNNILEQKNVFLFNSLDDAKKAERLAKEEKKSLEEQQVKIRSELQEVYQKQVDEVVKAKLQEFQTQLDSAELEFVEELKSRQQVIAECAARKIKEIIDKHRLEINLLEEKHKEEKRLCELQLAQAVQKSSLLEMHLNSQRANKSQLAEQLHSVMQKQWQQALHIISGGNIENLSPLERLTAEKFFESKIPKESVSNCQIKISQEPSMIPTSSRMQIIQNDHNRNENLVDIPLSSKKDSKEDLRKYIKLIAEMQEPKEEYTNFFEHISSPQICREVPRKHYTKKELSMTNEDSILLQATSEGSAHDCSEYIPVPQKFNSKTDQQRNKPPWK; encoded by the exons atGAGCGATTCGGATGATACGGATGTCCTACTCCTGATCCCACCTGATCTCTTCCTTGTACCATCATCTTCTGATTCAGACGTTAGTGCACGGGGTTATGAAAAAGTTGATCATTCTAATGGAAGAAGAGGAGTTATCTCAGAGCTAGTCAGTCATATGCAATCTTTAGAAAGTAGAATTTCTGCTATCGAATCTAAAGATAATAGCTtggatatatctatattgaaCAATTCACTGGATTCTCAAATTCAAGACAACGGATGTTTCTACCATAAACAATCAGGCAGAAGTAATTTCTCCGTAAGTCAACCATCCAGTTTGCAGACTAGTCCCGTCAAACCTCACAAGTCCTCCTCAGTTCCTTCTACACCCACTAGGTACGTATCATCCAATCGTATTAATTCAAAACAAAATGATATGAGATCGAATCATTATATTCTGGAAACTAATAATACTAACCCGGTTAATACTAACGCATGTAATCACGAAAAGCATGAGGTTTTAAAGTCTCATTCTGACTCTCTCGAGGTACCATCTGTTTTTTATCATCCTGGAATCCCGCATGTTGCTGGTAATTCCACCATAAGGGAATCTTGTTCCGTTTCAAATGATAACAACAGTGCAAATAATATGTACAATAAAGCTTCTGATAAATCATATTTAGTACCATCTACCTCAAATTTGCTCAGCACATTAGGACAGCGTGTCGTGGattctaaaaatatagtaaacaTGGAAATTTCTGAAGTCGATGAACTCATTCAAGAAATGGAGGCTACAGATTTGGaattatcgaaaagaataaatggTGCTACTTCGTATCAGTGTAATCAAAAGAAGGTggattcttttcttcaaaaacAAACTAGTCAAGGTCCTAACGAAACCGACCCTACTCCTATGGTTTCTAAAAATCGAGGAATTCATGCTTATACTGATATATCGTTAACGACCTGTCCAAGTGGTTTATTTCAATTAGATGAAactgataaattaatttctgatTTTAAACAATGGGAAGAAAGAGTTCGTCAAACGGTTGCTGATAAGAGtcataatattcaaaatacaAATGATAAAGCTACTAATAATATAGAACAAATACATAATAAGAAAACTTCTGACTTTGTCGCATCTATGCCAGAATCAAATCAAATTAGATTTAAGAGAAGTGAAATAGGTGGTACTAATGcaaaagaaatacaagaaaatGTAACAAGCGTTCTAGAAAATTCTGAAGGAATACATAGTAGTAACggacaaaataaatatacagtaGCTCCTGAAATTACAGAAACTAGATCCGAACTTCTAACGAATATTTGTACAAAATCACTTTATACTAGTAGTTTACAAGATATAGTCAAAGATACAGAATCTTCATTAAG GcctcaaaaattattatccttaTCAGACTTTTGGGATACTAATACCAATAAATCACAAGGAGAAAtgattagaattaaattagaagaagaaaaatttcgaagagAG CATTGCGAGATATTAATTCAGGAACTTCAAAAACGTTTATTGGAACATCAAGAAAAGCTCGCGGTTGCTGTTAGAGTAGATTATGAAAAGGATGTATTAATTTCTCAATTTAACAATGCATGgtcgaaaataaaacaacgtGTTCAGATACTGGAAAAAGAACGtgaagatttagaaaaaaatcttaaaaatattaatgacaaGCATCAAgctgaaataaatgaatttcaatCGCAAATTAAACGTTGCGAGGGCGAGTTATCGAAAGCTTTAGATCTTGCAGCTggttataaagagaaaagcgaTAGtttgatgaaagaaaaaatcgatttgttaAAAGTTCATGCGGATGAATtagaaaattctaaattatTGATTCAGGAAGCAGAAAATAGATATCAACAAATCAAAggcgaatataataaattaattgaaacgaATCACCAAACTGAAGAAAGTTTAAAGAATATTCAACAAGAATTAAATAGGGAACGTTTACGAGGTACAGAAGTAAAGAATGAAATGAGCGTAATACATAAAGCGTTAGATACTTGCGAGGCAGAGTTGACCGTActtaaacaagaaaaagaaaatttacaacttaaaattaaagaagaaattaatagaaataatattctagaACAGAAGAacgtctttttatttaattctttggATGATGCGAAAAAAGCAGAA agattagcgaaggaagaaaaaaaatctttggaGGAACAACAGGTAAAAATAAGAAGCGAGTTACAAGAGGTCTATCAAAAACAAGTCGATGAAGTAGTGAAAGCTAAGTTACAGGAGTTTCAAACTCAACTCGATTCGGCTGAATTAGAATTCGTTGAAGAATTAAAATCAAGACAGCAAGTCATAGCCGAATGTGCTGcgagaaaaatcaaagaaattatcgataa ACatcgattagaaattaatttattagaagaaaagcacaaagaagagaaacgattgTGCGAGTTGCAATTGGCGCAAGCGGTACAAAAATCATCTTTGTTAGAAATGCATTTGAATTCACAACGTGCCAATAAATCTCAATTGGCAGAACAATTACATTCGGTTATGCAAAAACAATGGCAACAAgcattacatattatatcag GTGGTAATATCGAGAATCTGTCTCCATTAGAAAGACTAACAGCAGAGAAATTTTTCGAGAGCAAAATACCTAAAGAATCTGTATCAAAttgtcaaataaaaatttcgcaGGAACCGTCGATGATACCGACGTCGTCCAGAATGCAAATCATTCAGAATGATCATAATCGTAATGAAAATTTGGTCGATATTCCATTATCAAGTAAAAAGGATTCAAAAGAAGATCTTCGGAAATATATCAAACTC ATCGCTGAAATGCAAGAACCTAAAGAGGaatatactaatttttttGAACATATATCGAGTCCACAAATTTGTAGAGAAGTTCCACGAAAGCattatacgaagaaagaattaagTATGACGAACGAAGATAGTATTTTATTGCAGGCTACCTCGGAG GGTTCGGCACACGATTGCAGCGAATATATACCTGTACCACAAAAGTTCAACAGTAAGACTGatcaacaaagaaataaaccaCCATGGAAATGA
- the LOC122634536 gene encoding myosin-10-like isoform X2, giving the protein MSDSDDTDVLLLIPPDLFLVPSSSDSDVSARGYEKVDHSNGRRGVISELVSHMQSLESRISAIESKDNSLDISILNNSLDSQIQDNGCFYHKQSGRSNFSVSQPSSLQTSPVKPHKSSSVPSTPTSTLGQRVVDSKNIVNMEISEVDELIQEMEATDLELSKRINGATSYQCNQKKVDSFLQKQTSQGPNETDPTPMVSKNRGIHAYTDISLTTCPSGLFQLDETDKLISDFKQWEERVRQTVADKSHNIQNTNDKATNNIEQIHNKKTSDFVASMPESNQIRFKRSEIGGTNAKEIQENVTSVLENSEGIHSSNGQNKYTVAPEITETRSELLTNICTKSLYTSSLQDIVKDTESSLRPQKLLSLSDFWDTNTNKSQGEMIRIKLEEEKFRREHCEILIQELQKRLLEHQEKLAVAVRVDYEKDVLISQFNNAWSKIKQRVQILEKEREDLEKNLKNINDKHQAEINEFQSQIKRCEGELSKALDLAAGYKEKSDSLMKEKIDLLKVHADELENSKLLIQEAENRYQQIKGEYNKLIETNHQTEESLKNIQQELNRERLRGTEVKNEMSVIHKALDTCEAELTVLKQEKENLQLKIKEEINRNNILEQKNVFLFNSLDDAKKAERLAKEEKKSLEEQQVKIRSELQEVYQKQVDEVVKAKLQEFQTQLDSAELEFVEELKSRQQVIAECAARKIKEIIDKHRLEINLLEEKHKEEKRLCELQLAQAVQKSSLLEMHLNSQRANKSQLAEQLHSVMQKQWQQALHIISGGNIENLSPLERLTAEKFFESKIPKESVSNCQIKISQEPSMIPTSSRMQIIQNDHNRNENLVDIPLSSKKDSKEDLRKYIKLIAEMQEPKEEYTNFFEHISSPQICREVPRKHYTKKELSMTNEDSILLQATSEGSAHDCSEYIPVPQKFNSKTDQQRNKPPWK; this is encoded by the exons atGAGCGATTCGGATGATACGGATGTCCTACTCCTGATCCCACCTGATCTCTTCCTTGTACCATCATCTTCTGATTCAGACGTTAGTGCACGGGGTTATGAAAAAGTTGATCATTCTAATGGAAGAAGAGGAGTTATCTCAGAGCTAGTCAGTCATATGCAATCTTTAGAAAGTAGAATTTCTGCTATCGAATCTAAAGATAATAGCTtggatatatctatattgaaCAATTCACTGGATTCTCAAATTCAAGACAACGGATGTTTCTACCATAAACAATCAGGCAGAAGTAATTTCTCCGTAAGTCAACCATCCAGTTTGCAGACTAGTCCCGTCAAACCTCACAAGTCCTCCTCAGTTCCTTCTACACCCACTAG CACATTAGGACAGCGTGTCGTGGattctaaaaatatagtaaacaTGGAAATTTCTGAAGTCGATGAACTCATTCAAGAAATGGAGGCTACAGATTTGGaattatcgaaaagaataaatggTGCTACTTCGTATCAGTGTAATCAAAAGAAGGTggattcttttcttcaaaaacAAACTAGTCAAGGTCCTAACGAAACCGACCCTACTCCTATGGTTTCTAAAAATCGAGGAATTCATGCTTATACTGATATATCGTTAACGACCTGTCCAAGTGGTTTATTTCAATTAGATGAAactgataaattaatttctgatTTTAAACAATGGGAAGAAAGAGTTCGTCAAACGGTTGCTGATAAGAGtcataatattcaaaatacaAATGATAAAGCTACTAATAATATAGAACAAATACATAATAAGAAAACTTCTGACTTTGTCGCATCTATGCCAGAATCAAATCAAATTAGATTTAAGAGAAGTGAAATAGGTGGTACTAATGcaaaagaaatacaagaaaatGTAACAAGCGTTCTAGAAAATTCTGAAGGAATACATAGTAGTAACggacaaaataaatatacagtaGCTCCTGAAATTACAGAAACTAGATCCGAACTTCTAACGAATATTTGTACAAAATCACTTTATACTAGTAGTTTACAAGATATAGTCAAAGATACAGAATCTTCATTAAG GcctcaaaaattattatccttaTCAGACTTTTGGGATACTAATACCAATAAATCACAAGGAGAAAtgattagaattaaattagaagaagaaaaatttcgaagagAG CATTGCGAGATATTAATTCAGGAACTTCAAAAACGTTTATTGGAACATCAAGAAAAGCTCGCGGTTGCTGTTAGAGTAGATTATGAAAAGGATGTATTAATTTCTCAATTTAACAATGCATGgtcgaaaataaaacaacgtGTTCAGATACTGGAAAAAGAACGtgaagatttagaaaaaaatcttaaaaatattaatgacaaGCATCAAgctgaaataaatgaatttcaatCGCAAATTAAACGTTGCGAGGGCGAGTTATCGAAAGCTTTAGATCTTGCAGCTggttataaagagaaaagcgaTAGtttgatgaaagaaaaaatcgatttgttaAAAGTTCATGCGGATGAATtagaaaattctaaattatTGATTCAGGAAGCAGAAAATAGATATCAACAAATCAAAggcgaatataataaattaattgaaacgaATCACCAAACTGAAGAAAGTTTAAAGAATATTCAACAAGAATTAAATAGGGAACGTTTACGAGGTACAGAAGTAAAGAATGAAATGAGCGTAATACATAAAGCGTTAGATACTTGCGAGGCAGAGTTGACCGTActtaaacaagaaaaagaaaatttacaacttaaaattaaagaagaaattaatagaaataatattctagaACAGAAGAacgtctttttatttaattctttggATGATGCGAAAAAAGCAGAA agattagcgaaggaagaaaaaaaatctttggaGGAACAACAGGTAAAAATAAGAAGCGAGTTACAAGAGGTCTATCAAAAACAAGTCGATGAAGTAGTGAAAGCTAAGTTACAGGAGTTTCAAACTCAACTCGATTCGGCTGAATTAGAATTCGTTGAAGAATTAAAATCAAGACAGCAAGTCATAGCCGAATGTGCTGcgagaaaaatcaaagaaattatcgataa ACatcgattagaaattaatttattagaagaaaagcacaaagaagagaaacgattgTGCGAGTTGCAATTGGCGCAAGCGGTACAAAAATCATCTTTGTTAGAAATGCATTTGAATTCACAACGTGCCAATAAATCTCAATTGGCAGAACAATTACATTCGGTTATGCAAAAACAATGGCAACAAgcattacatattatatcag GTGGTAATATCGAGAATCTGTCTCCATTAGAAAGACTAACAGCAGAGAAATTTTTCGAGAGCAAAATACCTAAAGAATCTGTATCAAAttgtcaaataaaaatttcgcaGGAACCGTCGATGATACCGACGTCGTCCAGAATGCAAATCATTCAGAATGATCATAATCGTAATGAAAATTTGGTCGATATTCCATTATCAAGTAAAAAGGATTCAAAAGAAGATCTTCGGAAATATATCAAACTC ATCGCTGAAATGCAAGAACCTAAAGAGGaatatactaatttttttGAACATATATCGAGTCCACAAATTTGTAGAGAAGTTCCACGAAAGCattatacgaagaaagaattaagTATGACGAACGAAGATAGTATTTTATTGCAGGCTACCTCGGAG GGTTCGGCACACGATTGCAGCGAATATATACCTGTACCACAAAAGTTCAACAGTAAGACTGatcaacaaagaaataaaccaCCATGGAAATGA